From Stenotrophomonas nitritireducens, the proteins below share one genomic window:
- a CDS encoding peptide MFS transporter has translation MSAAAPNSASTPAPVPEFKTTLGHPRPLWMLFMTEFWERFAFYGIRWALVLYIVAQFHGGNAAGETPANHTYGAYLALVYAAAIFGGYAADRIIGYQRSILMGAVIMAAGLFMIAIPNPQIFNLGLATIIVGNGLFKPNISTMVGKLYKLDDERRDSGFTIFYMGINMGAMISPILTQILAQKVFGTDAMPAYKMVFIASGIGMLVSLLWFQLERRHLKGIGAPLPDKQGSGPVIKTAVACLVAIPVMYGLLNAGANVLQVILTIMFIGLGIMLLLEGNREGKVSRNRVIAMLIIFTFNVLFWMFFEQAGSSFTFLADRIVDRQFGDWTFPTAWFQSVNSIAIITLAPVLAWLWVRLGKANPSIPRKFGLGLIFNGLAFLLLMFALSSLLDPGTNKIPFWTLFAVYWIQSIGELCLSPIGLSMVTKLAPVRLVGFAMGGWFLSTGIGNNLAGLFAGHVSGAGGMTVQSAHAGYTMGFWILIGGGVLLFLIAPLVQKLMHGVK, from the coding sequence ATGAGCGCTGCCGCGCCCAATTCCGCATCAACCCCGGCGCCCGTGCCGGAGTTCAAGACCACCCTCGGTCACCCGCGTCCGCTATGGATGCTGTTCATGACCGAGTTCTGGGAACGCTTTGCGTTCTACGGCATCCGCTGGGCACTGGTGTTGTACATCGTGGCGCAGTTCCATGGCGGCAACGCCGCGGGCGAAACGCCGGCCAATCACACCTACGGTGCCTACCTGGCGCTGGTGTATGCGGCAGCGATCTTCGGTGGCTATGCGGCCGACCGGATCATCGGCTACCAACGATCGATCCTGATGGGCGCGGTGATCATGGCCGCAGGCCTGTTCATGATCGCCATACCCAATCCGCAGATCTTCAACCTGGGCCTGGCCACGATCATCGTCGGCAACGGCCTGTTCAAACCCAACATTTCCACCATGGTGGGCAAGCTGTACAAGCTGGATGACGAGCGCCGTGACTCGGGCTTCACCATCTTCTACATGGGCATCAACATGGGTGCGATGATCTCGCCGATCCTCACCCAGATCCTGGCGCAGAAGGTGTTCGGCACCGACGCCATGCCGGCCTACAAGATGGTGTTCATCGCCTCGGGCATCGGCATGCTGGTCAGCCTGCTGTGGTTCCAGTTGGAGCGCCGCCACCTCAAGGGCATTGGTGCACCGTTGCCGGACAAGCAGGGCAGCGGCCCGGTGATCAAGACCGCCGTCGCCTGCCTGGTGGCCATCCCGGTGATGTACGGCCTGCTCAATGCCGGCGCCAACGTGCTGCAGGTGATCCTCACCATCATGTTCATCGGCCTGGGCATCATGTTGCTGCTCGAAGGCAACCGCGAAGGCAAGGTCTCGCGCAACCGCGTGATCGCGATGCTGATCATCTTCACCTTCAACGTGCTGTTCTGGATGTTCTTCGAACAGGCCGGCAGCTCCTTCACCTTCCTGGCCGATCGCATCGTCGACCGCCAGTTCGGTGACTGGACCTTCCCGACCGCCTGGTTCCAGTCGGTCAACTCGATTGCCATCATCACCCTGGCGCCGGTCCTGGCCTGGTTGTGGGTGCGCCTGGGCAAGGCCAATCCGTCGATTCCGCGCAAGTTCGGCCTGGGCCTGATTTTCAACGGCCTGGCCTTCCTGCTGCTGATGTTCGCCCTGTCCAGCCTGCTCGACCCGGGCACCAACAAGATCCCGTTCTGGACCCTGTTCGCGGTTTACTGGATCCAGTCCATCGGTGAGCTGTGCCTGTCGCCGATCGGTCTGTCGATGGTGACCAAGCTGGCGCCGGTGCGTCTGGTCGGTTTCGCGATGGGTGGCTGGTTCCTGTCCACCGGCATCGGCAACAATCTGGCCGGTCTGTTCGCAGGCCACGTCAGCGGCGCCGGTGGCATGACCGTGCAGTCGGCCCATGCCGGTTACACGATGGGTTTCTGGATCCTGATCGGCGGCGGTGTACTGCTGTTCCTGATCGCCCCGCTGGTGCAGAAACTGATGCACGGTGTGAAGTAA
- a CDS encoding thioredoxin family protein encodes MKQLVGMVPLLLTVALAGCSQPPPAAPEKVQPLDTSEQKAPVADTSQPVASGNTPTAADIAAVAGLNAQFDPARDPVADLETAKVEAQRGGKRIMLDVGGEWCSWCHLLDAFMEGDSELRRFRDANYVWMKVNYSPENENAEFLARFPEIKGYPHLFVLDAEGQLLHSQFTGDLEKGKGYDRAKFDAFLKEWAPPAK; translated from the coding sequence ATGAAACAGCTGGTCGGAATGGTTCCCCTGTTGCTCACCGTGGCGCTGGCTGGCTGCAGCCAACCACCGCCTGCGGCACCGGAAAAGGTGCAGCCACTGGATACCTCCGAGCAGAAGGCGCCGGTGGCTGACACCAGCCAGCCGGTTGCCTCGGGCAATACCCCCACCGCAGCGGATATCGCTGCGGTGGCCGGGCTCAACGCCCAGTTCGACCCGGCCCGCGACCCGGTCGCGGATCTGGAAACGGCCAAGGTCGAAGCCCAGCGCGGCGGCAAGCGGATCATGCTGGACGTGGGCGGCGAGTGGTGCTCGTGGTGCCACCTGCTGGACGCCTTCATGGAAGGCGATTCGGAGCTGCGCCGCTTCCGCGATGCCAATTACGTGTGGATGAAGGTCAACTACAGTCCCGAGAACGAGAACGCCGAGTTCTTGGCGCGCTTCCCGGAGATCAAGGGCTATCCGCATCTGTTCGTGCTGGACGCCGAAGGCCAGCTTCTGCATTCGCAGTTCACCGGCGATCTGGAGAAGGGCAAGGGCTACGACCGCGCCAAGTTCGATGCCTTCCTAAAAGAATGGGCGCCGCCGGCGAAGTAA
- a CDS encoding MarR family winged helix-turn-helix transcriptional regulator, whose product MSSSDYSKSTSIRASHVLLDLEQFLPYRISVLSNRVSGNIARLYGERYGLAIPEWRVITILALYPGSSASEVSERTAMDKVAVSRAVARLLERGFIKRETHGDDRRRSVLALSAAGFEVYETIAPMVIEMERRLMSALTEEEEQVLERLITRLADAGLQRMNEG is encoded by the coding sequence ATGAGCTCTTCCGATTACAGCAAGTCCACCAGCATCCGCGCCTCGCACGTGTTGCTGGATCTTGAGCAGTTCCTGCCTTACCGCATCAGCGTTCTGTCCAACCGGGTCAGCGGCAACATCGCCCGGCTGTACGGGGAGCGCTACGGCCTGGCCATTCCCGAATGGCGGGTGATCACCATCCTGGCGCTGTACCCGGGCTCCTCGGCAAGTGAAGTGTCCGAGCGCACGGCGATGGACAAGGTGGCGGTCAGCCGCGCGGTGGCGCGCCTGCTGGAGCGTGGCTTCATCAAACGCGAGACCCACGGTGATGACCGCCGCCGCTCGGTGCTGGCCTTGTCGGCCGCAGGCTTTGAAGTCTACGAAACCATCGCGCCGATGGTGATCGAGATGGAACGCCGGCTGATGTCAGCGCTCACCGAGGAAGAAGAACAGGTACTCGAACGCCTGATCACGCGCCTGGCCGATGCCGGTCTGCAGCGCATGAACGAGGGTTGA
- the hppD gene encoding 4-hydroxyphenylpyruvate dioxygenase, with protein MNTPTASNAPNLGMQVTTFENPMGIDGFEFVEFAAPAGQAAQLHAYFKNMGFTAVLRHRQRAITVYRQGGVNFLVNEEPNSFAADFAAKHGPSACGFAIRFQKPAAEVLSLALANGAEEVDLLPETRAVPAPVIKGIGDCMLYLVDRYGGAGSIYDADYEAIEGADQNPVGFGLTFIDHLTHNLYLGNMQQWSDYYERLFNFREIRYFDIKGAKTGLVSKAMTAPDGIVRIPLNESSDPKSQINEYLDAYKGEGIQHIACFTDNIYDTVEAMRAQGIDFLDTPDTYFDVVDLRIPDNGEDVERLRKNKILIDADPETKQRKLLQIFTKNCIGPIFFEIIQRKGNEGFGEGNFQALFESIERDQMDRGVL; from the coding sequence ATGAACACCCCTACTGCATCCAACGCGCCCAACCTGGGCATGCAGGTCACCACCTTTGAAAACCCGATGGGCATCGATGGTTTTGAGTTCGTCGAGTTTGCCGCACCGGCTGGGCAGGCTGCCCAGCTGCACGCCTACTTCAAGAACATGGGGTTCACGGCCGTACTCCGCCACCGGCAGCGTGCTATTACCGTCTACCGTCAAGGCGGCGTCAACTTTCTTGTGAACGAGGAGCCCAACTCGTTCGCCGCCGACTTCGCCGCCAAGCACGGCCCGAGCGCCTGTGGCTTCGCCATCCGCTTCCAGAAGCCGGCCGCCGAGGTGCTTTCCCTGGCCCTGGCCAACGGTGCCGAGGAAGTGGACCTGCTGCCGGAAACCCGCGCGGTGCCGGCCCCGGTGATCAAGGGCATCGGCGACTGCATGCTGTACCTGGTGGACCGTTACGGCGGTGCCGGCAGCATCTATGACGCCGACTACGAGGCCATTGAAGGCGCCGACCAGAACCCGGTTGGCTTCGGCCTGACCTTCATCGACCACCTGACCCACAATCTGTACCTGGGCAACATGCAGCAGTGGTCGGACTATTACGAGCGCCTGTTCAACTTCCGCGAGATCCGCTATTTCGACATCAAGGGCGCCAAGACCGGCCTGGTGTCCAAGGCGATGACCGCACCGGACGGCATCGTGCGCATCCCGCTCAACGAGTCCTCCGACCCGAAGAGCCAGATCAACGAATATCTCGATGCCTACAAGGGCGAGGGCATCCAGCACATCGCCTGCTTCACCGACAACATCTACGACACGGTTGAAGCGATGCGCGCGCAGGGTATTGATTTCCTGGATACGCCGGACACCTACTTCGACGTGGTTGATCTGCGCATTCCGGACAATGGCGAAGACGTCGAGCGCCTGCGCAAGAACAAGATCCTGATCGACGCCGACCCGGAAACCAAGCAGCGCAAGCTGCTGCAGATCTTCACCAAGAACTGCATCGGCCCGATCTTCTTCGAGATCATCCAGCGCAAGGGCAATGAAGGGTTTGGTGAAGGCAACTTCCAGGCCCTGTTCGAGAGCATCGAGCGCGACCAGATGGATCGTGGCGTGCTGTAA
- a CDS encoding endonuclease domain-containing protein translates to MSYSSKPPLPTVTLGRARRLRRNLTDAERKLWNRLRNGQLCGLKFRRQHPVPPYIVDFYCEARRLVVELDGSQHNEVVDRVRTRFLEQQGLIVLRFWDNDVLLQVDAVLEAILMMAESLTHTPTPLPEGEGL, encoded by the coding sequence ATGAGCTACAGCAGCAAACCGCCGTTACCCACCGTTACTCTGGGTCGCGCCCGCAGGCTTCGTCGTAATTTGACCGACGCCGAGCGCAAGCTCTGGAACCGGTTGAGGAACGGCCAGCTGTGTGGGTTGAAGTTTCGCAGACAGCATCCGGTTCCGCCGTACATCGTGGATTTCTACTGTGAAGCCAGGCGACTGGTGGTGGAATTGGACGGCTCGCAACACAATGAAGTCGTTGATCGGGTGCGCACTCGGTTTCTTGAGCAGCAGGGTTTGATCGTTCTGCGCTTCTGGGACAACGATGTGCTGCTGCAGGTGGATGCGGTGCTGGAAGCCATTTTGATGATGGCTGAAAGCCTCACCCACACCCCAACCCCTCTCCCGGAGGGAGAAGGGCTTTAA
- the hmgA gene encoding homogentisate 1,2-dioxygenase, which produces MVSNAYQSGFGNEFATEAVPGTLPVGRNSPQQVAHGLYAEQLTGTAFTAPRGSNRRSWLYRIRPAAMHGEFTPFEQPHLHSDFSHAAASPNQLRWDPLPLPAAPTDFIDGLYTMGGNGSAEAHAGAGIHLYAANADMRGRYFYNADGELLIVPQLGRLRLRTEMGLIEIEPQQIAVIPRGVRFAVELPDGQARGYVCENFGALLKLPDLGPIGSNGLANPRDFETPVAAYEDLDGQFELVAKFQGRLWRADIGHSPLDVVGWHGNYAPYRYDLRNFNTIGSISYDHPDPSIFLVLHSASDTPGTSNLDFVIFPPRWLVAQNTFRPPWFHRNIASEFMGLIHGAYDAKAEGFVPGGASIHNCMTGHGPDAATFDKASQADLSKPDVIKDTMAFMFETRGVIRPTEQAMQAAHRQRGYQACWSGLRNNFTPPKG; this is translated from the coding sequence ATGGTCAGCAACGCTTATCAATCCGGCTTCGGTAATGAATTCGCCACCGAGGCTGTGCCCGGCACCTTGCCGGTGGGTCGCAATTCGCCGCAGCAGGTGGCGCACGGGCTGTATGCCGAACAGCTGACCGGCACCGCCTTCACCGCGCCGCGTGGCAGCAATCGCCGCAGCTGGCTGTACCGCATCCGCCCGGCGGCGATGCACGGTGAATTCACCCCGTTCGAGCAGCCGCATCTGCACAGCGACTTCAGCCACGCCGCGGCCTCGCCCAACCAGCTGCGCTGGGACCCGTTGCCACTGCCGGCCGCGCCCACCGATTTCATCGATGGCCTGTACACGATGGGTGGCAACGGCTCGGCCGAAGCCCATGCCGGTGCCGGCATCCACCTGTACGCGGCCAATGCAGACATGCGCGGGCGCTATTTCTACAACGCCGACGGCGAGTTGTTGATCGTGCCGCAGCTGGGCCGGCTGCGCCTGCGTACCGAGATGGGCCTGATCGAAATCGAGCCGCAGCAGATCGCGGTGATTCCGCGCGGTGTGCGCTTCGCGGTGGAACTGCCTGATGGCCAGGCGCGCGGCTATGTGTGCGAGAACTTCGGCGCGCTGTTGAAGCTGCCCGACCTCGGCCCGATCGGTAGCAACGGCCTGGCCAATCCGCGTGACTTCGAAACCCCGGTCGCTGCCTACGAAGACCTCGACGGTCAGTTCGAGCTGGTCGCCAAGTTCCAGGGCCGGCTGTGGCGGGCGGACATCGGCCACTCGCCGCTGGACGTGGTGGGCTGGCACGGCAACTACGCCCCGTACCGCTACGACCTGCGCAATTTCAACACCATCGGCTCGATCAGCTACGACCATCCGGATCCGTCGATCTTCCTGGTGCTGCATTCGGCCAGCGACACGCCGGGCACCAGCAACCTGGATTTCGTGATCTTTCCGCCGCGTTGGCTGGTGGCGCAGAACACCTTCCGCCCGCCGTGGTTCCACCGCAACATCGCCAGCGAGTTCATGGGCCTGATCCACGGTGCCTACGACGCCAAGGCCGAGGGCTTCGTGCCGGGCGGCGCGTCGATACACAACTGCATGACCGGCCATGGCCCGGATGCGGCGACCTTCGACAAGGCCTCGCAGGCCGACCTGTCCAAGCCCGATGTGATCAAGGACACCATGGCCTTCATGTTCGAAACCCGTGGCGTGATCCGCCCGACCGAACAGGCAATGCAGGCCGCACACCGCCAACGTGGCTACCAGGCCTGCTGGAGCGGGCTGCGCAACAACTTCACCCCGCCCAAGGGCTGA
- a CDS encoding calcium/sodium antiporter has translation MFEAFIWFVLGLVLLALGGDSIVKAASGLAQRFGASPFVAGLLLVAFGTSLPELVVNARAFAVGAQELALGNAVGSNIVNVGLTLGLAALAYPLVVRTRLLSPLLVLLAVATLALIVFGLDGAINRIEGIVLLLGFVGVLAFLLKRARHEPVALQESIINYATTRTGLGLNLIRLAIAAVVLYYGARFVVQSAPVIGAGWGMSPLLAGLLPVAIGTALPEVAAAVAAARRGQGDMVVGHVIGSSLFNVLVVIGGMAALRPMPLPASFVRLELPAAIVFVLMLYPMLRGDLKVSRGEGAVLFVAFLAWVGLELALFAV, from the coding sequence ATGTTCGAAGCTTTCATATGGTTTGTACTGGGGCTGGTACTGCTGGCCTTGGGCGGCGACTCCATCGTCAAGGCCGCCTCCGGCCTGGCCCAGCGTTTCGGTGCCTCGCCGTTCGTCGCCGGCCTGCTGCTGGTGGCCTTCGGCACCTCGCTGCCGGAACTGGTGGTCAACGCCCGTGCATTCGCGGTGGGCGCGCAGGAACTGGCACTGGGCAATGCGGTCGGCAGCAACATCGTCAATGTTGGCCTGACCCTGGGCCTGGCGGCGCTGGCGTACCCGCTGGTCGTGCGCACCCGCCTGCTCTCGCCATTGCTGGTGCTGCTGGCGGTCGCAACGCTGGCACTGATCGTGTTCGGCCTGGACGGTGCGATCAACCGCATCGAAGGCATCGTGTTGCTGCTGGGTTTTGTCGGCGTGCTGGCCTTCCTGCTCAAACGCGCACGGCATGAGCCGGTGGCGTTGCAGGAAAGCATCATCAACTACGCCACCACCCGCACCGGCCTGGGTTTGAACCTGATCCGCCTGGCCATCGCCGCAGTGGTGCTGTATTACGGCGCCCGCTTCGTGGTGCAGTCTGCCCCGGTGATCGGTGCGGGCTGGGGCATGTCGCCGCTGTTGGCCGGCCTGCTGCCGGTGGCCATCGGCACCGCCTTGCCGGAAGTGGCCGCCGCCGTTGCCGCCGCACGACGCGGCCAGGGTGACATGGTGGTGGGCCACGTGATCGGCTCCAGCCTGTTCAATGTGCTGGTGGTGATTGGTGGGATGGCGGCACTGCGGCCAATGCCGTTGCCGGCTTCGTTCGTGCGGCTGGAACTGCCGGCGGCGATCGTGTTCGTGCTCATGCTGTACCCGATGCTGCGCGGCGACCTGAAGGTCAGCCGTGGCGAGGGCGCGGTGTTGTTTGTTGCCTTCCTGGCCTGGGTGGGGCTGGAGCTGGCGTTGTTCGCCGTGTAG
- a CDS encoding Na+/H+ antiporter subunit G — MITFLQIALSALLAFGCFFILVGALGLVRFSDFFKRLHAPTKASTLGVGCVLVCSVAYHIFLGQDPQPRELLITVFLFITAPISAHLMAKAALSLMMESRPEPPKDEQKSP, encoded by the coding sequence ATGATTACTTTCCTGCAGATTGCATTGTCGGCGCTGCTGGCCTTTGGCTGCTTCTTCATCCTGGTCGGCGCGCTCGGGCTGGTGCGCTTCTCCGATTTCTTCAAGCGCCTGCATGCACCCACCAAGGCCAGCACTCTGGGCGTGGGCTGCGTGCTGGTGTGCTCGGTGGCGTACCACATCTTCCTCGGCCAGGACCCACAGCCGCGCGAGCTGCTGATCACCGTATTCCTGTTCATCACCGCACCGATCAGCGCCCACCTGATGGCCAAGGCGGCACTGTCGCTGATGATGGAAAGCCGCCCAGAGCCGCCGAAAGACGAGCAGAAAAGCCCGTAA
- a CDS encoding K+/H+ antiporter subunit F: MHVVGIAMLLGLWRLLRGPTVPDRILALDTLSVTAIAELMLFGMYLDSAIYFEAALIIAMLGFCSTVVLSKFVLRRDIVE; this comes from the coding sequence ATGCACGTGGTCGGCATCGCCATGCTGCTGGGCTTGTGGCGCCTGTTGCGCGGCCCCACCGTGCCGGACCGCATCCTGGCGCTGGACACCTTGTCGGTCACCGCCATCGCCGAGCTGATGCTGTTCGGCATGTACCTGGACTCGGCCATCTATTTCGAGGCTGCCCTGATCATCGCCATGCTGGGTTTCTGCAGCACGGTGGTGCTGAGCAAGTTCGTGCTGCGCAGGGATATCGTCGAATGA
- a CDS encoding Na+/H+ antiporter subunit E → MSERRPLLRRVFPSPALSITVVAFWMVMSASFDLGQLVLGLLLGVVIPLFAARLDREFARLGTLRPVPKLIVVVLWDILVSNLRVAAQVLGPEHKLKPGFIWVPLDIANIHGIAALTSFITLTPGTVSAALSEDRRHLLVHVLHLEDANALINEIKSRYEAPLMEIFP, encoded by the coding sequence ATGAGCGAACGTCGTCCCTTGCTGCGCCGGGTATTCCCCTCGCCGGCCCTGTCGATCACCGTGGTTGCGTTCTGGATGGTGATGTCGGCCAGCTTCGACCTTGGCCAGCTGGTGCTGGGCCTGCTGCTGGGCGTGGTGATCCCCTTGTTCGCCGCGCGCCTGGACCGCGAGTTCGCCCGCCTGGGCACGCTGCGGCCGGTGCCCAAGCTGATCGTGGTGGTGCTGTGGGACATCCTGGTGTCCAACCTGCGCGTGGCCGCCCAGGTGCTGGGGCCGGAGCACAAGCTCAAACCCGGTTTCATCTGGGTGCCGCTGGATATCGCCAACATCCACGGTATCGCCGCGCTGACCAGCTTCATCACCCTGACCCCGGGCACGGTATCGGCGGCGCTGTCCGAGGACCGCCGCCATCTGCTGGTGCATGTGCTGCACCTGGAAGATGCCAACGCCCTGATCAACGAGATCAAGAGCCGCTACGAAGCGCCGCTGATGGAGATCTTCCCGTGA
- a CDS encoding monovalent cation/H+ antiporter subunit D, translated as MNHLVILPILIPLLGAALSLFIEHRRYGPKVQRSVAWASMAALAVAVALLVAQTSQGQISAYLLGDWPARLGIALVADGLAGWMLATTLLLAIPCLLYACTGWDRRAPHFHALFQFQLVGLNGAFLTGDIFNLFVFFEVMLIASYGLLLSGGRGLRMRIGLHYVVFNVTASTLFLIALGMLYATLGSLNMAEIGQRVAELPPSHLKLAKAALGLLLLVFCSKAALLPMYLWLPESYARAPAAVAALFVIMTKVGLYSVLRVTSLWFDADAGAMSGYGSDWLLWAGIATLVVGALGALAATRMSVLVAYLVVVSAATLFIAFALGNAGTISAGLYYLPHSTFAAAALFLIADLMRRRRVQADRRREHELVAVLPSRTVPGLLFLVGAVAVAGLPPLAGFLAKAALLSAVPDAHTAVVWAAVLGSSLLVIMGLARTGIRLFWRVPGDDDAAVPDPEPVDAPARPFETTATCLLLGYVVLMSVFAAPLMRQTDAIAAQLLAPDQYLHDVRGTAPQVRQP; from the coding sequence ATGAACCATCTGGTGATCCTGCCGATCCTGATTCCGCTGCTCGGCGCCGCACTGTCCCTTTTCATTGAACACCGCCGCTATGGCCCCAAGGTGCAGCGCAGCGTGGCCTGGGCCAGCATGGCGGCGCTGGCGGTAGCAGTGGCATTGCTGGTCGCGCAGACCAGCCAGGGCCAGATCTCGGCCTATCTACTGGGTGACTGGCCGGCACGGCTGGGCATCGCCCTGGTGGCCGATGGCCTGGCCGGCTGGATGCTGGCCACCACCCTGCTATTGGCCATCCCCTGCCTGTTGTACGCCTGCACCGGGTGGGACCGGCGCGCACCGCACTTCCATGCGCTGTTCCAGTTCCAGCTGGTCGGCCTCAACGGTGCCTTCCTGACCGGCGACATCTTCAACCTTTTCGTCTTCTTCGAGGTGATGCTGATCGCCTCCTACGGCCTGTTGCTGTCCGGCGGGCGTGGCCTGCGCATGCGCATCGGCCTGCATTACGTGGTGTTCAACGTCACCGCCTCGACCCTGTTCCTGATCGCGCTGGGCATGCTCTATGCCACCCTGGGCTCGTTGAACATGGCCGAGATCGGCCAGCGCGTGGCCGAGCTGCCGCCCTCGCACCTGAAGCTGGCCAAGGCCGCATTGGGCTTGCTGCTGCTGGTGTTCTGCTCCAAGGCGGCGCTGCTGCCGATGTACCTGTGGCTGCCCGAATCCTATGCACGCGCACCGGCGGCGGTGGCCGCGCTGTTCGTAATCATGACCAAGGTTGGCCTGTACTCGGTGCTGCGGGTGACCTCGCTGTGGTTCGATGCCGACGCCGGCGCGATGAGCGGCTATGGCAGCGACTGGCTGCTATGGGCCGGCATCGCCACCTTGGTGGTTGGTGCACTGGGTGCGCTGGCAGCCACCCGCATGAGCGTGCTGGTGGCCTACCTGGTGGTGGTCTCGGCGGCGACGCTGTTCATCGCTTTCGCGCTGGGCAATGCCGGTACCATTTCCGCCGGCCTGTATTACCTGCCGCACAGCACCTTCGCCGCCGCTGCGCTGTTCCTGATCGCCGACCTGATGCGCCGCCGGCGCGTGCAGGCCGACCGCCGCCGCGAGCATGAGCTTGTCGCCGTACTGCCGAGCCGGACCGTGCCGGGCCTGCTGTTCCTGGTCGGCGCGGTAGCAGTGGCCGGGTTGCCGCCACTGGCCGGTTTCCTGGCCAAGGCGGCATTGCTGTCGGCCGTGCCCGACGCGCATACCGCCGTGGTCTGGGCCGCAGTACTGGGCAGCAGCCTGCTGGTGATCATGGGCCTGGCGCGTACCGGCATCCGCCTGTTCTGGCGCGTGCCCGGCGATGATGACGCCGCCGTTCCGGACCCCGAACCCGTGGATGCACCAGCGCGTCCCTTTGAAACCACCGCCACCTGCCTGCTGCTCGGCTACGTGGTGCTGATGAGCGTGTTCGCCGCGCCGTTGATGCGCCAGACCGACGCCATCGCCGCACAGCTGCTGGCACCGGACCAATACCTGCACGATGTACGCGGCACCGCGCCGCAGGTGAGGCAGCCATGA
- a CDS encoding Na+/H+ antiporter subunit C, with the protein MELALASAIGVLAGIGIYLLLRARSFDVILGMTFLSYATNLLIFSAGRPVIGKAPVLKDGVATSLAHYTDPLPQALVLTAIVIAFAMTAVSIVLAMRSRSDNNSDHVDAHEPELPADDAAKPGAGA; encoded by the coding sequence ATGGAACTGGCACTGGCAAGCGCCATCGGCGTACTGGCCGGCATCGGCATCTACCTGTTGCTGCGTGCGCGCAGCTTCGACGTGATCCTGGGCATGACCTTCCTGTCCTACGCCACCAACCTGCTGATCTTCAGCGCCGGCCGGCCGGTGATCGGCAAGGCGCCGGTGCTCAAGGATGGCGTGGCCACCAGCCTGGCCCATTACACCGACCCATTGCCGCAGGCGCTGGTGCTGACCGCCATCGTGATCGCCTTTGCGATGACCGCGGTGAGCATCGTGCTGGCCATGCGCAGCCGCAGCGACAACAACAGCGATCATGTGGACGCCCACGAGCCCGAGTTGCCGGCTGACGATGCGGCCAAGCCGGGAGCCGGCGCATGA